The sequence TCCTTTTccaacaatcgtgaattcgttTTTTTTTCTGGACCCACAGCTGCATTTagaattgtgaatgtcTTGGATATTGTGCAGCTCGTTCGAATGGACCAACTGTCTGTTCTGTCTATTTACGCTCGTCGCCGCCTGAACAGCAGCGGTTTCTGACCGAGGACGCACCGTCTAAATACGCTGCGGTGCGAAAAGATCTACACAACAGTCACATGAGTACAGATCGATAGCGTTCAAAGACTGACAGTATCAAGGTCGTCGAAGGCTCAAAAGTATGATGCGTTATaacgaatcgcgaatgtcCATTGCATCAGCGCTCGTTTTAAGCGACGTAGTTCGGGCTTTCTCGACCATCGCAGCGGTTAACCAACGGCAATCTTGACTGAGACTGGGACCAGCACGGGAACCCGATAGATTCTAGAAAGGCAAGGTATCCGTGTATGGCAAGATGCTAGCCGTACTATAGTTTCATGCAGGCATACAGAAACTCACAACTGCAAGGGTCGTCAAACCAGAAAACTTTCCACCAGCTTTCTTccccatcctcctccttgaTTTACGTGACTCTCTTCGCCATACACATGGTTCACGCTCTACATCTCAACactcgtgcctcgtgcctcgtaCCTCGAGCCTCCCTTCCGCATCTTCTTCCGTGCTGTTTTCATTGATTTGGCCTCCGTCTGCATCCCCGAACCTGCCGAAGTGACCACCGCGGCCCGCAGCATTTGCCATCGGCTCCTTTCTCACTTGGCCGACGGCGTATTGCCATTGCTCCCTGTTCAGCCGGCCATTCGCAAGGTTTCAAGCTATAGCATTCAACCTGCcgttgctgcagccgagtGTTACCTTGCCAGTCTGCCGTGCTCTGCACTTCACCCTCGtctcacgattcaagaaCGACTCGCTAAACAAAACTCATTCATCGTTCCTGAATCCCTCTGCCCTCCACGAGCCTCGCCTTGCCTCTACGTGCTTGTATTCAAACTCAGATTCGTCCTCTTTGTTTCTTATCGCCACACTTTTTTCTCTTTCCTTTCTGCCATCCCTTTACCTAGAGAGATATAAGCACTCAGCCGTCTTGACAACGACCTCTACCCTCCCCCTTCCACACCCACTCTGTTCGGCCCTTTCCCTGTTACTTTTTCATCATGGCTGACGAAATTCAGTGCACTGGTCCCGTCGACAACGGCAGTGGATCGATCGGTCTGCGTATCGGTGCCATCTTTATCATTTGGGCATCGTCCACGGCCTTGACCCTTTTCCCTATCGTTACACGTCGTATTCCGCGACTCTCCATCAACCGCGAAGCTTTCGATTTTGCCAAATACTTCGGTTCTGGTGTCATTATCGCCACTGCTTTCATCCATCTCTTAGCACCTGCCGCGAGTGATGAGGAGCTCGGATCGCCATGTCTTAGCAGCGATTTCCAGAACTATCCCTTCGCTTTTGCATTTGCCATGATCGCCATGTTCGCTGTTTTTGTCGTCGAGGTGCTCGCCTTCCGGGTTGGAAGCCAATACGCCAATAAGCTCGCCTACGACTCCCATGCTGGTGGTCACCATCACGCCATGGAGCATGGCGGCAACCCCAACCTCGCTCAAGAAGAACAGCACAACCACAACGCAATCAAGTCAGTCTCTTCGGACGACGTTGaaaacgctgctgctgttcctgGTGCCGACTCAGCCGCCGAGGCCAAAATGGTCGCTGACTCGAGTTCAACCGCTTCTACCAAACTTGATCTCACTACCCAAGCATCTGAAATCCTCGGCGTCATGATCCTAGAGTTTGGCGTCGTGTTCCATTCGATCATCATCGGTATCACCCTCGGCACCACCTCCGACTTTACCGTCCTCTTTATCGTCATCATTTTCCACCAAATGTTCGAGGGTCTCGGTCTGGGTACCCGTCTCGCATTCCTTCCTCTCGGCATGAAGTCGTGGATTCCAACACTGGGAGCTATCCTCTACGGTCTCGTCACTCCCATCGGTATCGCTATTGGTCTCGGTGTACGTCACACTTACAACGGCGACTCGGCCACCGCCGCCTACGTCACCGGTATCTTTGACTCGGTCTCGGCGGGTATCCTCCTCTACACGGGTACTGTTGAACTGCTTGCACACGAGTTCATCTTCAACGACAAGATGCGCAACGCGCCTCTCAAGAAGGTTGTCATCAGCATTCTCGAGATGCTCACCGGCGCTGGTCTCATGGCGCTGCTCGGACGATGGGCATGAGCGTTTTCTTTCTGTCTTTCTGCTTCGCCCTCGCTTCGGACCTCGATTCTTTCCTCTCTACAGAGCATATTCCCGGACATCATTGTCTTAATTCTCACACAAAATTGAGGGAGAAGCATTTATGATTATCTTGCACGcatcagtcgtgagtcttcACGCTGTAATTCCATCTTACTTTGGCATTCGAGCTTAatgagctgctgcagccaaACGGAACAAGCGTGACATAAACAAGTGTGTGATTGTTTGAGTAACATTTGCGACGTACGGCGAACCTTGATCTTGGTATGTTTGCAGTATGCAAACAGAAGGCACTGTAACTTGCGCAACGTTCAGCACATTCGAATGTCGCAGTTATGCATGGAAGCTGCATCGCAACCTCTGCAATATGAACTTTTCCTCCACACTAattcatgaatcgtgacgaatcacgaatgttgctCTCGGATTATTCCACA comes from Mycosarcoma maydis chromosome 1, whole genome shotgun sequence and encodes:
- a CDS encoding putative zinc transporter II, yielding MADEIQCTGPVDNGSGSIGLRIGAIFIIWASSTALTLFPIVTRRIPRLSINREAFDFAKYFGSGVIIATAFIHLLAPAASDEELGSPCLSSDFQNYPFAFAFAMIAMFAVFVVEVLAFRVGSQYANKLAYDSHAGGHHHAMEHGGNPNLAQEEQHNHNAIKSVSSDDVENAAAVPGADSAAEAKMVADSSSTASTKLDLTTQASEILGVMILEFGVVFHSIIIGITLGTTSDFTVLFIVIIFHQMFEGLGLGTRLAFLPLGMKSWIPTLGAILYGLVTPIGIAIGLGVRHTYNGDSATAAYVTGIFDSVSAGILLYTGTVELLAHEFIFNDKMRNAPLKKVVISILEMLTGAGLMALLGRWA